The Aspergillus chevalieri M1 DNA, chromosome 5, nearly complete sequence genome includes a region encoding these proteins:
- a CDS encoding uncharacterized protein (COG:L;~EggNog:ENOG410Q5HX;~InterPro:IPR003163,IPR036887,IPR018004,IPR029790;~go_function: GO:0003677 - DNA binding [Evidence IEA]) produces MNHTPPYMDVHSSHLSSAQPYASQAAAAGGISHYSYPGQPPALQPASTTYGPASSYSQYAYPGVTSPQSATQPPTTSMTAAQLLPLPAVTNPSVAPPYGNTSGSPAQGYVYDTTGQIAPPGAKPRVTATLWEDEGSLCYQVESKGVCVARREDNHMINGTKLLNVAGMTRGRRDGILKSEKVRHVVKIGPMHLKGVWIPFERALEFANKEKITDLLYPLFVHNIGGLLYHPTNQTRTNMVVQESQQRRLEGPQLTRTPGPQPSALHHHHSLQTPVPSHLPPHSMASQAGRPALDRAHTFPTPPASASSLMGITNQNSSYEWGSQVQSSQPLSIDTTLNNARSMPATPATTPPSSLQGMPYQSSQTAYDTKPYYSAAPASHAQYAPQHPLTTYGQTLPSSTYVKSEMGPPSARNPPESETADVKPQTNGQSTEAVAEQESEYVQDNGSYSSANRGSYTYTTNPSVSTLTGEHSQLNPELSSPSQQNGSGRMTPRTGGGPPPQWAGYNTPPRPAGAGSLYNIVSDTRGTPANGSESYSVASNSAPIYSAMNGSLSAGSKRMREDDDVDQVARPDSRGADYDNKRRKTITEMNGPLAGPPLMQPMKAGGVRH; encoded by the exons ATGAATCACACCCCTCCGTACATGGATGTTCACTCGTCGCACTTGTCGTCTGCCCAGCCATATGCCTCACAAGCTGCTGCGGCTGGTGGCATCTCGCATTACTCCTACCCGGGACAACCCCCGGCCTTGCAGCCGGCCTCGACCACCTACGGACCCGCCAGCTCGTACTCGCAGTATGCGTACCCTGGGGTGACTTCTCCCCAGTCTGCCACTCAGCCGCCTACGACGTCCATGACTGCCGCCCAATTGCTGCCATTACCTG CTGTCACCAACCCCTCTGTGGCACCGCCGTACGGAAACACCAGCGGCAGCCCAGCGCAGGGATATGTGTATGACACCACTGGTCAGATTGCGCCTCCTGGGGCCAAGCCACGCGTCACCGCCACCCTTTGGGAAGATGAGGGTAGCCTCTGCTATCAAGTCGAATCGAAGGGTGTCTGTGTTGCACGGAGAGAGG ATAACCATATGATCAACGGCACCAAGCTGCTCAATGTCGCTGGTATGACTCGTGGTCGTCGTGACGGTATCCTAAAAAGCGAAAAGGTCCGTCATGTGGTCAAGATTGGTCCGATGCACTTGAAGGGCGTGTGGATTCCCTTTGAGCGCGCATTGGAATTTGCCAACAAGGAAAAGATCACGGATCTGCTGTATCCCCTGTTTGTGCATAACATTGGTGGTCTGCTGTACCACCCTACCAACCAGACCCGGAccaacatggtcgtccaagAGTCGCAGCAGCGGCGACTGGAAGGCCCTCAGCTTACCCGGACCCCGGGACCTCAGCCGTCTGCtctgcatcatcatcactcgcTACAGACGCCAGTGCCCTCGCACCTGCCTCCGCACAGCATGGCGTCTCAGGCGGGAAGACCGGCTCTTGACCGGGCACACACCTTTCCCACTCCTCCGGCCAGTGCATCAAGTCTCATGGGCATCACGAACCAGAACAGCTCGTATGAGTGGGGCAGCCAAGTGCAGAGCTCGCAGCCGCTGTCGATTGATACGACGTTGAACAACGCGCGGTCCATGCCCGCCACACCCGCCACGACCCCGCCAAGCAGCCTGCAAGGGATGCCATATCAAAGCAGCCAAACAGCCTATGATACCAAGCCATACTACTCGGCAGCCCCGGCCTCTCACGCCCAGTATGCTCCTCAGCACCCGCTGACGACGTACGGACAGACTCTGCCCTCGTCCACTTACGTGAAGAGTGAAATGGGCCCTCCATCGGCACGAAACCCGCCGGAGAGCGAGACCGCTGATGTCAAGCCGCAGACTAATGGCCAGAGCACCGAGGCTGTTGCCGAGCAGGAATCGGAGTACGTGCAAGACAACGGTAGCTACAGCAGCGCCAACCGCGGGTCATACACGTATACCACCAACCCATCGGTGAGCACGTTGACGGGGGAGCACTCCCAGCTGAACCCCGAGCTGAGCTCCCCGTCGCAGCAGAACGGGTCGGGTCGCATGACCCCTCGTACTGGAGGTGGCCCTCCCCCTCAATGGGCTGGGTACAACACGCCTCCGCGTCCAGCTGGTGCTGGTAGTCTCTACAACATTGTCAGTGACACTCGCGGCACGCCGGCCAACGGCTCAGAATCTTACTCGGTCGCATCCAATTCTGCCCCCATATACTCGGCGATGAATGGATCGCTGAGTGCCGGCAGCAAGCGTATGcgcgaggatgatgatgtcgaTCAGGTCGCCCGTCCGGACAGCCGGGGTGCCGACTATGACAACAAGCGTCGAAAGACCATCACTGAAATGAATGGTCCGCTTGCGGGGCCACCTTTGATGCAGCCCATGAAGGCCGGTGGTGTTCGTCATTGA
- a CDS encoding cytochrome b5-like heme/steroid binding domain-containing protein (COG:C;~EggNog:ENOG410QDBR;~InterPro:IPR036400,IPR018506,IPR001199;~PFAM:PF00173;~go_function: GO:0020037 - heme binding [Evidence IEA]), whose protein sequence is MSQSFTPADVASHNSPDKGLYIIIDSNVFDVTNFIDEHPGGAKILKRVAGKDASKQFWKYHNENVLKKYTPKLKVGEVKDAAKL, encoded by the exons atgTCCCAATCCTTCACCCCCGCCGACGTCGCCTCGCACAACTCCCCCGACAAGGGCCTGtacatcatcatcgacaGCAACGTCTTCGACGTCACGAATTTCATTGACGAGCACCCCGGTGGCGCGAAGATTCTCAAGCGTGTTGCGGGCAAGGATGCATCGAAGCAGTTCTGGAAG TACCACAACGAAAATGTGCTGAAGAAGTATACGCCCAAGTTGAAGGTTGGGGAGGTCAAGGATGCTGCTAAGCTGTGA
- a CDS encoding putative Patatin-like serine hydrolase (COG:S;~EggNog:ENOG410QE5Q;~InterPro:IPR016035,IPR002641;~PFAM:PF01734;~go_process: GO:0006629 - lipid metabolic process [Evidence IEA]), whose protein sequence is MDPDMDLNMNSVNLHRKDTTKGPPLRVLSLDGGGVRGYSMLILLQELMYRTYVESEGKAPRRDQIPKPCDHFDLIVGTGTGGLIALMLGRLRLDLETCKEVYTRMTKRVFETDKTFAGIPYRSTLFKASKLEEAIRECVREHTVFEAEGNDITPASSDRNSIASAPFSPNSLNSIPQRTVSRGSYSARGPSHPSTPVSQRNSTFINGLRWGNPDALLYDNREYRTKTAVTALYKGTSRNGSSVFLRSYDSRKEPPPEFDCTIWQAGRATSATGLAFKPIQIGQSFFIDEGPGTYNPAPQVLEEAAVNEWPGREIGVFISVGTGKRPPGTNNRQHEWWEDFFGDALGVFAEARRRLITKIEGCEGIHKDMLREHLAKRNVSKDNYYRLNVEVGVGEFGMNEWNRLADISTNTRRYLSKPEVKKMILSAGVKFAKINRMHQRLSAHAAASGTSDTSSIQEDINLNLLSPHSPTYGVPPPSNPMAVELPAELPGDFTPLTTAGHHAPSQSEDTLPAHPTPQDATHPHPARGSGSDISSFQSRSRPTSQQQREQHPHLFGSSPRHSGDYLHEGMGMPPPVPPKTPIPYPDDPTEVGGIMMPVPDTIVSGNGNGKVRPPYPVDEPPPVVNKQRKPSYHVR, encoded by the exons ATGGACCCCGACATGGATCTCAACATGAACTCGGTCAATCTTCATCGCAAGGACACAACAAAGGGCCCCCCGTTGCGGGTTCTTTCGCTCGATGGCGGTGGCGTTCGGGGATACTCGAtgctcatcctcctccaggAACTCATGTACCGCACCTACGTCGAATCCGAAGGAAAAGCCCCTCGTCGCGATCAGATTCCCAAACCATGCGATCACTTCGACCTCATCGTCGGCACCGGTACCGGCGGTCTGATCGCCCTTATGCTGGGCCGCTTACGCCTCGATCTCGAGACTTGCAAGGAAGTCTACACGCGCATGACCAAGCGCGTCTTCGAGACGGACAAAACGTTTGCTGGGATTCCGTATCGGTCGACGTTGTTCAAGGCGTCGAAACTTGAAGAGGCCATTCGCGAGTGTGTGAGGGAACATACCGTGTTTGAGGCTGAGGGGAATGACATTACTCCGGCGTCGAGCGATCGCAATTCCATCGCAAGCGCTCCTTTTAGTCCTAATTCACTAAATTCGATTCCTCAGCGCACTGTCAGTCGAGGGAGTTACAGTGCCCGCGGGCCGTCGCATCCATCGACTCCTGTGAGCCAGAGGAATTCTACGTTTATCAACGGTTTGCGGTGGGGGAATCCGGATGCTCTGCTTTATGACAATCGGGAGTATCGTACCAAGAC TGCTGTCACTGCGTTGTACAAAGGCACCTCTCGCAACGGTTCATCCGTCTTCCTCCGTTCCTACGACTCGCGAAAAGAGCCGCCTCCCGAATTTGACTGCACCATTTGGCAAGCCGGTCGGGCTACCTCCGCCACCGGTCTAGCCTTCAAACCCATTCAAATCGGTCAAAGCTTTTTCATCGATGAGGGACCTGGCACGTACAACCCCGCGCCGCAGGTGTTGGAAGAAGCCGCCGTGAACGAATGGCCTGGACGAGAAATCGGCGTCTTCATCAGCGTGGGAACAGGCAAGCGCCCCCCGGGCACCAACAACCGACAACACGAATGGTGGGAGGACTTCTTTGGCGATGCATTGGGTGTCTTTGCTGAAGCGCGACGACGTCTGATCACTAAAATCGAAGGATGCGAAGGTATTCACAAAGACATGCTGCGCGAACACCTAGCAAAGCGCAACGTCAGCAAAGACAACTACTACCGTCTGAACGTCGAGGTCGGCGTGGGAGAGTTTGGCATGAACGAATGGAACCGTCTGGCCGACATCAGCACCAACACCCGTCGCTACCTGTCCAAGCCAgaggtgaagaagatgatCCTCAGCGCCGGTGTCAAGTTCGCCAAGATCAACCGCATGCACCAGCGACTGTCCGCGCACGCTGCCGCCAGCGGAACCAGCGATACTTCTAGTATCCAAGAGgacatcaacctcaacctgCTCTCTCCCCACTCACCCACCTATGGCGTGCCCCCTCCATCAAACCCGATGGCCGTCGAACTGCCCGCCGAACTCCCGGGAGACTTCACACCGCTAACCACCGCGGGCCACCACGCACCGTCCCAGTCAGAGGACACGCTCCCCGCCCACCCAACCCCCCAGGACGCCACCCACCCACACCCAGCACGAGGCTCCGGCAGCGACATCTCCAGCTTTCAAAGCCGCAGCCGCCCAACCTCGCAGCAACAGCGCGAGCAACACCCTCATCTCTTCGGCTCTTCCCCGCGACACAGCGGCGACTACCTGCACGAGGGCATGGGTATGCCCCCGCCCGTGCCCCCCAAGACACCAATCCCGTATCCGGACGACCCGACCGAAGTAGGCGGGATCATGATGCCTGTGCCGGACACGATTGTTAgtgggaatgggaatggCAAAGTGAGACCTCCGTATCCGGTGGACGAGCCGCCGCCGGTTGTGAATAAGCAGCGGAAGCCTAGCTATCATGTGCgatga
- a CDS encoding uncharacterized protein (COG:S;~EggNog:ENOG410Q1R7), whose translation MPAFPICDPPTQPLVPYQDMEDTGLPFEAALQRLRSTLTEALAFFNQLSYSFIQDTKTVSNYTKTPILDQIWRAKVAAAKHGLPQKQLPESTWQKHKATLKAKIMGSDDNGNNYVNPCAMTTGFHDYIKRIQKDLFETIHARWPRGIKTGLEPEMTFNIALICLNYMYHRMAEFASNLQRFDKEIQHSHSVFRGFVREAELLQISLEQNEEYWQH comes from the coding sequence ATGCCAGCCTTCCCCATCTGCGATCCCCCTACCCAACCTCTAGTCCCCTACCAGGACATGGAGGACACCGGCCTTCCCTTCGAAGCGGCCCTCCAACGCCTTCGCTCCACTCTCACCGAAGCCCTTGCCTTCTTCAACCAGCTGAGCTACAGCTTCATCCAAGACACCAAGACCGTCAGCAACTACACCAAGACTCCGATCCTGGACCAGATCTGGAGGGCGAAAGTTGCCGCTGCTAAGCATGGACTTCCCCAGAAGCAGTTGCCCGAAAGTACCTGGCAGAAACACAAAGCTACCCTGAAGGCCAAGATAATGGGCAGCGATGACAACGGTAACAACTATGTGAACCCATGTGCCATGACCACTGGCTTCCACGACTACATCAAACGCATCCAGAAAGACCTCTTCGAGACAATCCATGCCCGCTGGCCGCGAGGAATCAAAACCGGCCTGGAACCTGAAATGACATTCAACATTGCGCTAATCTGTCTGAACTATATGTACCACCGCATGGCTGAGTTTGCGAGTAATCTGCAGCGGTTCGACAAGGAGATCCAGCACAGCCATTCTGTGTTCCGGGGCTTTGTGAGGGAGGCGGAGTTGTTGCAGATTTCGTTGGAGCAGAATGAAGAGTATTGGCAGCACTGA